The proteins below are encoded in one region of Chrysemys picta bellii isolate R12L10 chromosome 4, ASM1138683v2, whole genome shotgun sequence:
- the LOC101952569 gene encoding zinc finger protein 420-like isoform X2, whose protein sequence is MAAAGPAQLQVAFEDVALYFTREEWELLSQPEKQLYRDQMLRNYQALISLGYSGSTPDLIYWIKLGEAELWIQDAEKSRQSSGPESLSSGHETLGGTKTQSECGESAAGTRDPTSHREIHAQDAVPPRGRFHQRLDLATQQRLPMGQHPYRCISCGKRFSNPSALTQHRRTHTGEMLHRCADCGRSFRQSSILRIHRRTHTRERPYCCTDCGKGFARSSNLRIHQRTHTGERPHHCADCGKSFAESSTLRRHRRMHSGERPYCCADCGKSFARNSSLRTHQRLHTREQSYRCADCGKGFARNSSLRTHQRTHTVERSYHCADCGKMFRSGKTLTLHKPMDTGERPHRCADCGKGFARSSHLRTHQRTHTGERPHRCADCGKGFAQISHLRVHQRTHTGERPHRCADCGKGFAQIAHLRAHQRTHTGERLQHCADCSKGFAESSKLRRQQRTHTGERPYRCTDCGKSFAESSHLRRHQRTHTGERPHCCADCGKGFAQIAHLRAHQRTHTGERPHCCANCGKGFVQISHLRVHQRTHTGERPHCCAHCGKGFVQISHLRVHQFTHTGERPHHCADCGKGFVQISHLRRHQCTHQGVAAPL, encoded by the exons ATGGCTGCAGCGGGGCCGGCGCAG CTCCAGGTGGCGTTCGAGGATGTCGCTCTGTATTTCACCCGGGAGGAGTGGGAGCTCTTATCCCAGCCAGAGAAACAGCTGTACCGGGACCAGATGCTGAGGAATTACCAGGCCCTTATTTCCCTGG GCTATTCAGGTTCCACACCTGATTTAATCTACTGGATCAAGCTAGGGGAGGCAGAGCTCTGGATCCAGGATGCTGAGAAATCCAGGCAAAGCTCGGGGCCTGAGAGCCTCTCCTCAG GGCATGAGACCCTGGGAGGAACGAAGACACAGTCTGAATGTGGGGAGAGTGCAGCAGGAACACGGGATCCCACATCCCACAGAGAGATCCATGCACAGGACGCAGTCCCTCCCCGGGGTAGATTCCACCAGAGACTGGACCTGGCTACACAACAgagactccccatgggccagcaCCCCTACCGCTGCATCAGTTGCGGCAAGAGATTCAGCAACCCCTCCGCACTGACCCAGCACCGGCGCACACACACCGGGGAGATGCTGCATCGCTGTGCTGACTGTGGCAGGAGCTTCAGACAGTCCTCAATCCTGAGAATACACCGGCGTACGCACACCAGGGAGAGGCCATACTGTTGCACTGACTGTGGCAAGGGCTTTGCACGGAGCTCAAACCTAAGAATACATCAGCGcacgcacaccggggagcggccgcaCCACTGTGCTGACTGCGGCAAGAGCTTTGCAGAGAGCTCAACCTTGAGACGACACCGGCGCATGCACAGTGGGGAGCGGCCGTACTGCTGTGCTGACTGCGGCAAGAGCTTTGCACGGAACTCAAGCCTGAGAACACACCAGCGCCTGCACACCAGGGAGCAGTCGTACCGCTGTGCTGACTGCGGCAAGGGCTTTGCACGGAACTCAAGCCTGAGAACACACCAGCGCACGCACACTGTGGAGCGGTCGTACCACTGTGCTGACTGTGGTAAGATGTTCAGGAGTGGCAAGACGCTGACCCTTCACAAGCCCATGGACACTGGGGAGCGGCCGCACCGCTGTGCTGACTGTGGCAAGGGCTTTGCGCGGAGCTCACACCTGAGAACACACCAGCGCACACACACAGGAGAGCGGCCACACCGCTGTGCTGACTGCGGCAAGGGCTTTGCACAGATTTCACACCTGAGAGTACATCAACGCacacacaccggggagcggccgcaTCGCTGTGCTGACTGTGGCAAGGGCTTTGCACAGATTGCACACCTGAGAGCacaccagcgcacgcacaccggggagcggctgCAGCACTGTGCTGACTGCAGCAAGGGCTTTGCAGAGAGCTCAAAGCTGAGAAGACAACAGCGCACACACACTGGGGAGCGGCCGTATCGCTGCACTGACTGTGGCAAGAGCTTTGCAGAGAGCTCACACCTGAGAAGACACCAGCGCACGCACACTGGGGAGCGGCCACACTGCTGTGCTGACTGCGGCAAGGGCTTTGCACAGATTGCACACCTGAGAGCACACCAGCGCacacacaccggggagcggccacACTGCTGTGCTAACTGCGGAAAGGGCTTTGTACAGATTTCACACCTGAGAGTTCATCAACGCACACACACCGGAGAGCGGCCGCACTGCTGTGCTCACTGCGGCAAGGGTTTTGTACAGATTTCACACCTGAGAGTCCATCAGTTcacgcacaccggggagcggccacATCACTGTGCTGACTGCGGCAAGGGCTTTGTACAGATTTCACACCTGAGAAGACACCAGTGCACACACCAGGGCGTGGCTGCACCGCTGTGA
- the LOC101952569 gene encoding zinc finger protein 420-like isoform X1: MAAAGPAQQLQVAFEDVALYFTREEWELLSQPEKQLYRDQMLRNYQALISLGYSGSTPDLIYWIKLGEAELWIQDAEKSRQSSGPESLSSGHETLGGTKTQSECGESAAGTRDPTSHREIHAQDAVPPRGRFHQRLDLATQQRLPMGQHPYRCISCGKRFSNPSALTQHRRTHTGEMLHRCADCGRSFRQSSILRIHRRTHTRERPYCCTDCGKGFARSSNLRIHQRTHTGERPHHCADCGKSFAESSTLRRHRRMHSGERPYCCADCGKSFARNSSLRTHQRLHTREQSYRCADCGKGFARNSSLRTHQRTHTVERSYHCADCGKMFRSGKTLTLHKPMDTGERPHRCADCGKGFARSSHLRTHQRTHTGERPHRCADCGKGFAQISHLRVHQRTHTGERPHRCADCGKGFAQIAHLRAHQRTHTGERLQHCADCSKGFAESSKLRRQQRTHTGERPYRCTDCGKSFAESSHLRRHQRTHTGERPHCCADCGKGFAQIAHLRAHQRTHTGERPHCCANCGKGFVQISHLRVHQRTHTGERPHCCAHCGKGFVQISHLRVHQFTHTGERPHHCADCGKGFVQISHLRRHQCTHQGVAAPL; this comes from the exons ATGGCTGCAGCGGGGCCGGCGCAG CAGCTCCAGGTGGCGTTCGAGGATGTCGCTCTGTATTTCACCCGGGAGGAGTGGGAGCTCTTATCCCAGCCAGAGAAACAGCTGTACCGGGACCAGATGCTGAGGAATTACCAGGCCCTTATTTCCCTGG GCTATTCAGGTTCCACACCTGATTTAATCTACTGGATCAAGCTAGGGGAGGCAGAGCTCTGGATCCAGGATGCTGAGAAATCCAGGCAAAGCTCGGGGCCTGAGAGCCTCTCCTCAG GGCATGAGACCCTGGGAGGAACGAAGACACAGTCTGAATGTGGGGAGAGTGCAGCAGGAACACGGGATCCCACATCCCACAGAGAGATCCATGCACAGGACGCAGTCCCTCCCCGGGGTAGATTCCACCAGAGACTGGACCTGGCTACACAACAgagactccccatgggccagcaCCCCTACCGCTGCATCAGTTGCGGCAAGAGATTCAGCAACCCCTCCGCACTGACCCAGCACCGGCGCACACACACCGGGGAGATGCTGCATCGCTGTGCTGACTGTGGCAGGAGCTTCAGACAGTCCTCAATCCTGAGAATACACCGGCGTACGCACACCAGGGAGAGGCCATACTGTTGCACTGACTGTGGCAAGGGCTTTGCACGGAGCTCAAACCTAAGAATACATCAGCGcacgcacaccggggagcggccgcaCCACTGTGCTGACTGCGGCAAGAGCTTTGCAGAGAGCTCAACCTTGAGACGACACCGGCGCATGCACAGTGGGGAGCGGCCGTACTGCTGTGCTGACTGCGGCAAGAGCTTTGCACGGAACTCAAGCCTGAGAACACACCAGCGCCTGCACACCAGGGAGCAGTCGTACCGCTGTGCTGACTGCGGCAAGGGCTTTGCACGGAACTCAAGCCTGAGAACACACCAGCGCACGCACACTGTGGAGCGGTCGTACCACTGTGCTGACTGTGGTAAGATGTTCAGGAGTGGCAAGACGCTGACCCTTCACAAGCCCATGGACACTGGGGAGCGGCCGCACCGCTGTGCTGACTGTGGCAAGGGCTTTGCGCGGAGCTCACACCTGAGAACACACCAGCGCACACACACAGGAGAGCGGCCACACCGCTGTGCTGACTGCGGCAAGGGCTTTGCACAGATTTCACACCTGAGAGTACATCAACGCacacacaccggggagcggccgcaTCGCTGTGCTGACTGTGGCAAGGGCTTTGCACAGATTGCACACCTGAGAGCacaccagcgcacgcacaccggggagcggctgCAGCACTGTGCTGACTGCAGCAAGGGCTTTGCAGAGAGCTCAAAGCTGAGAAGACAACAGCGCACACACACTGGGGAGCGGCCGTATCGCTGCACTGACTGTGGCAAGAGCTTTGCAGAGAGCTCACACCTGAGAAGACACCAGCGCACGCACACTGGGGAGCGGCCACACTGCTGTGCTGACTGCGGCAAGGGCTTTGCACAGATTGCACACCTGAGAGCACACCAGCGCacacacaccggggagcggccacACTGCTGTGCTAACTGCGGAAAGGGCTTTGTACAGATTTCACACCTGAGAGTTCATCAACGCACACACACCGGAGAGCGGCCGCACTGCTGTGCTCACTGCGGCAAGGGTTTTGTACAGATTTCACACCTGAGAGTCCATCAGTTcacgcacaccggggagcggccacATCACTGTGCTGACTGCGGCAAGGGCTTTGTACAGATTTCACACCTGAGAAGACACCAGTGCACACACCAGGGCGTGGCTGCACCGCTGTGA